The genomic DNA CCGAGACCGTCGCGCTCTGCACCATTCCGCATGGTCCGGAACTTGAAGATGGTGAAGGGCTGGCCGCGGGCGCCGATGCGCTCCTGGAGGAAGAACGGACTGCCGGGGCTGTCGAGCCGGACGGCGAGAGCGATGAGCCCGAAGAGGGGGCTCGAAAGCAGGAGGAGGACGAAGGCGAAGACCCGGTCGAGGGCGTACTTCACGGTGCGGCTCGGATCCATGCTGCCTCAGTGCTCCGTCTCGCGCGCATCCACCCAGTCGAGGAGTCGGGAGAAGTCGAGAGTGCCGGTGGGGGTGGGGTCGTGCGGCCAGACCTGCCAGCCTGCCCGGCGGGCCGCCTCCCGCTGCGGACCCGGTTGAGCGACGTGCACGCAGGCAGAGGGCGGGAGTGCCAGACGGCGAGCCAACCAGCGGAAGGCCAGGCAGCGACCGGGACGGGCGCACCAGCCGAGAGACTCGGCCCAAAGCCTGGTGGTGACGAGACGACCCAGGTTGCAGCGGTCGAGGAGCGCATCCATGACCGCAGGCGAACCGCTGTCGAGGAAGCCGAGCTGGCAGCGGGCCGCCAGGGCGAGCAAGGCTTGCCGGGCTTCTGGATCCAGGACGAACGCGGGAATGGCGTGGCGGGCGGCGAGAACCGCAGCCCGTACCCGCTGGGGCGGGAGGGTGCAATCCAGGTCGCGGAGGGTGCGCGAGACCAGGGCACGAGGGCCGGTGGCGGCGAGCCTGCGCTCGGCGGCAGCGAGAAAGAGGGTCGGCGGCACACCCTCGGCGGCCAACCGTTGCGCGGCCGCGGCGATGGCTGCCTGCTGGAACGACCGGCTCGGAACCAGAACCCCCTGCACGCCGAGGATCACGGCGTCGAGCATGCTCCCCTCCAGGCGTGGGTTCACCCTCGCCGAGGGCAAGTCGCATGCCCCAGCGGAACGGCTGGAAGCGCAGGAAAAACAGGGGCATCCTTGACTTCGCCTTTCCCCCTGTTAATATTGCGAACAAGCCCGCTTCCGAACACCCACGGACGGATCGACTTTTCCGCGGGTGCAGGTTCGCAAGGCTTCGGTGCCGCATCGTTCCAGGCGTCAGCGGGGACTTCGAGAGCCTGGGGCATCGAAGTGGAAGGAGTCGGGGCATGATCCATCGCACCGCTTGGGCGTGCGTGCTCATCGCTACCCTCCTCGTGGTTTCTGCCTCTGCTTCTCCGACAAGCTCACGACGTGACGACGCGGTGACGGCCCTGCAGCCGGGGACTGTGAAGACCCCCAGCATTGGGCCGCAACCGCCTGCCGACCCAGTTCCCATTGCAGGTTCCGGCCCCGGCGACGACGACTTGCCGAATCGGGGCGGGATCGGTCCAGGGCCGGTAGTTCCCACGATCGGCTACACGGATAGCAGGACGTTCTGGAGCCCGAGGGGCTTGGCGGCGTGGCTCAAGCAGCATGTGGTGACCATCATGCGAGCCTGGCGCTGAACAGCCGGCTCGACCGAGACAAGTGTGACTCCCGATCTCGCCGGGGGCGTCCATGTTGAATCGGGATCGGCACGATCCTCCTGATTTCGAGGGCAAGCCACCAGGGGCCTCCCTGGGTGCGCTGGAGGAAGTCGGGGACTTCCATCTGGCCTCGGACAGCTACGGGGCGGCGCTGGAGTACTACAGCACGGCTTGCCGCGAGCTGGGTTCGGGCGACGAGTTCGACGCCGTCGCCGCCGCGCGCTTGAGCCGCAAGATCGCCGATTGCTATCGCTCCAAAGGGCTACTCGAACAAGCCTGCGTCGAGCTCGAGCGCGCCGGACAATTCCTCCAAGGTTACGAATCCGAGCTGGAGCAGGGCATCGTGCTCCGCTGCCGCGCCGAGGTCCTCGTCGCCCAGGGCCAGGCGGAGGCGGCGTTGCGCGACGCTGAGCAAGCCATGGAGCTGCTCAAGGCGAGCGCCGCGCACGCCGAATACGCTCGCTCCCTCACCATCGCCGCCGAATGTCACGGCCGCCTCGGCCACGCGGCGGAGTACGAGCAGCTGAACCTGGACGCCCTGGCGACCTACCGGCGCATCGAGGATCAAGCCGGGGTCGCCAACGTGCACGCCAACCTCGGCATCGTCTACAAGAACGCTTGCCAATGGGACAAAGCGATCCGGGCTCTGATGCAGGCGAAGGATCTGTGCGAGAAGCTCGGCTTGACCCGCAAGCTCGCCCGCACCCACGGCAACCTGGGGATCGTCTACACCAAGACCCGCGAGTTCGACGAGGCGGTCTCGCATCTGCGCCGGGCGCGTCGGTTGGCACAGCAGCTCGGCGACAGCGCCACCCTGGTGGGTGTGCTCAATTCCATGGGTCGCGCCCTCGTTCTCGCCGGCCGCTACAACCAAGCGGAGAAATACCTGCTGCAAGCGCGGGTGCTCGCCGAGAGGCATCACTTCGCCCGTTCCCAGGCGCTGACCGACGAGTTCCTCGGCGACATGATGCTCGCCCAGGGCCGGCTCGACGAGGCGCGGGAGAACTACGAGAGCGGCCTGCGCAAGGCCCGGGCCCTGGCGCCGAAGGGCGACGTGGTGGGCGAGTTGCTGCGCCGTCTCGCCGAGCTGGAGCTCCGGAGCGGCCTGCGCTCGCAGGCCGTCGCCACGGCGCGCCGCGCCCTGAAGATCTGTGAAGGCTGCGGTGAAGAGCACGAGATCGGATTCATCTACCGGATCATGGGAAGGGCGCAGGTCGAGCTCGGCCGCCCCCGTCTGGCGGTGGAAGCGTTCCTGCAGAGCGTCGAAGCTTTCGAGAAGACGCGCAATCCTTACGAGCTGGCCTGGAGCCGCACCGCGCTCGCCGCAGCGTACCTGACCCAGCAAGGGCGCGAGCCCATGCTCCGCGCCGGTCGCGAGGCCCAGGCAGCGGTGGAAGCCTTCCGCCGCCTCGAGGAGGATGCGGGCTACTGTCACGCCGGCATCGTCCTGGCGCAGGCGCACAAGGGGCTCGGCAATCACGACGACGGCCTGCTCGTGCTCTACGATCTGGAACGGGTCTGCGAAGAGTGCGCCGACCCGGAGCTCCTGCTCCAGGTGCAGGCGTTGCGCAAGGACTTCGAGGGCGCCTTGGTGGCGGGCACGAGCGGCGCGGCCAACCAGCTCAATCTGTTCAGCGAGCTGTACGCCCTGGCGAATCCCGCCCACAGCTTCGATGAGCAGCTGCAAGTCATGCTGCGCTCCCTCAGCAATCGCACCGAGTGCTCCGCTGCTTTCCTGGCCGTGCTCCTTCCGGATCGCAAGGAACCCTTGCTGAAGGGCGCCTATGGTCTCGAGCGCGGCGAAGCGCAGGCGCTGGCGCGCACCTTCGTCGACGCCGGGCTGGAGCCCTACGTTTCAACCCGGGTGCAGGAGGCGCTCGGCGAGCGCCACCCCGAGGTGGTGCGCCGGGCCGGCGCCATCTGCTGCCAGCCGCTGCGCTTCGAGGAGCGCCGCCTGGGGATGCTGTATTTGGAACGTCCGCGCTCCCAGGGACCCGCCGCGTTCAGTCAGGACGAGGTGGATTTCATTGCCACCTACGCCAACCTCGCCGGCGTCGTTCTCCTGGAACTGTTCCGCGAGGACTTCAAGGAACCCGAAGCCGAACCGGCCGGCTCGACGCTGCACCCGGCGCTGCGGCGCATCATCACCTCCGACCCGGCCATGTATCAGGTGCTGGCGCTGGCGCAGAAGGTGGCGCGCAGCAACTGCAGCGTCCTCATCTCGGGCGAGACCGGCACGGGGAAGGGGCTGCTCGCCCACTGCCTGCACCTCATGAGCGACCGCGCCGGGCGCAAGTTCATCGCCCTCAATTGCGCCGCCTTACCCGAGCAACTCCTGGAGAGCGAACTCTTTGGCCACGTGCGCGGCGCCTTCACCGGCGCCGAGACCACCAAGATGGGGCTCCTGGAGGCGGCGAACGGCGGCACCGTGTTCCTGGACGAGGTGGGCAAGACCTCGCTCTTCATGCAGGGGAAACTGCTGCAGTTCCTCGATTCCTCCGAGGTCCGGCCGGTGGGGGCGAACGAGTTCCGCAAGGTGGACGTGCGGGTCATCTGCGCCTCCAAGAGCGACCTCCGCCGCGAGATGGAGGAAGGCCACTTGCTCGAGGACCTGTACTACCGGCTCAACGATTTCCCCATCACCATCCCGCCGCTCCGGGAACGCAAGGGGGACGTGAAGCACCTCATCGAACACTACCTGCGCCGCTCCGCCGCGGAGTTGCACAAGAACATCCCCGCCTTCTCGCGGCAGGCGATCCACCTGCTGCAGCAGTACTCGTGGCCGGGCAACGTCCGGGAGTTGGAGAAGTGCGTGAAACGCGCCGTCATCCTCGCCGACGAGGGGCGGCCCATCACCGCGCAGCACCTGCCCGAGGAGCTGAAGGCGGCGGGGCTGCCGCCCGAAGCGACGGTGCTCCGCGAGGGGATTTCGCTCCGCGCTCACTTGGCGCGCGTGGAGGCCGAGGTCATCGGCGACACCATGCGCCGGGTGGCGGGGAACAAGTCCGAAGCCGCCCGCGTTCTCGGCATCAGCTATCCCAACCTGCTGCAGAAGATCAAACTGTACGGTTGCAGCGTGCCCCGCGCCTCCGACTGAACCGCCTCGCGCACCTACCTCCGCCGCCGTTGCCCGCTCTTTCGTCCTCCTCGTCTTCGTGGTCCTGCGGCTCGCTCCGTTTTCGACCCGTGACGAGACTTGGTTCCTCACGGGCACCCAACAATAAAAATCCTTGCCAGTGTGACAGGTCGTTTTTTCAACGACTTACAGTCCGAGGACCGAAAGGGTGTAAAAGCGCTTGCTGCACCTGCGATGGGACGACCGGCGCGAAATCTTCGGCGAGCCCCCCGAGG from Candidatus Krumholzibacteriia bacterium includes the following:
- a CDS encoding sigma 54-interacting transcriptional regulator; protein product: MLNRDRHDPPDFEGKPPGASLGALEEVGDFHLASDSYGAALEYYSTACRELGSGDEFDAVAAARLSRKIADCYRSKGLLEQACVELERAGQFLQGYESELEQGIVLRCRAEVLVAQGQAEAALRDAEQAMELLKASAAHAEYARSLTIAAECHGRLGHAAEYEQLNLDALATYRRIEDQAGVANVHANLGIVYKNACQWDKAIRALMQAKDLCEKLGLTRKLARTHGNLGIVYTKTREFDEAVSHLRRARRLAQQLGDSATLVGVLNSMGRALVLAGRYNQAEKYLLQARVLAERHHFARSQALTDEFLGDMMLAQGRLDEARENYESGLRKARALAPKGDVVGELLRRLAELELRSGLRSQAVATARRALKICEGCGEEHEIGFIYRIMGRAQVELGRPRLAVEAFLQSVEAFEKTRNPYELAWSRTALAAAYLTQQGREPMLRAGREAQAAVEAFRRLEEDAGYCHAGIVLAQAHKGLGNHDDGLLVLYDLERVCEECADPELLLQVQALRKDFEGALVAGTSGAANQLNLFSELYALANPAHSFDEQLQVMLRSLSNRTECSAAFLAVLLPDRKEPLLKGAYGLERGEAQALARTFVDAGLEPYVSTRVQEALGERHPEVVRRAGAICCQPLRFEERRLGMLYLERPRSQGPAAFSQDEVDFIATYANLAGVVLLELFREDFKEPEAEPAGSTLHPALRRIITSDPAMYQVLALAQKVARSNCSVLISGETGTGKGLLAHCLHLMSDRAGRKFIALNCAALPEQLLESELFGHVRGAFTGAETTKMGLLEAANGGTVFLDEVGKTSLFMQGKLLQFLDSSEVRPVGANEFRKVDVRVICASKSDLRREMEEGHLLEDLYYRLNDFPITIPPLRERKGDVKHLIEHYLRRSAAELHKNIPAFSRQAIHLLQQYSWPGNVRELEKCVKRAVILADEGRPITAQHLPEELKAAGLPPEATVLREGISLRAHLARVEAEVIGDTMRRVAGNKSEAARVLGISYPNLLQKIKLYGCSVPRASD